Proteins co-encoded in one Nitrospiraceae bacterium genomic window:
- a CDS encoding carboxypeptidase M32, with protein MKTLTTLEPLTAKLLEIQRINSAASVLSWDQETYMPAGGGNARADQIATLQGIAHQKFVSSDIETLLAGWIDPSTGQAVDQPGDAWDEPSRAMLREVWRDFSRAKKLPSDFVIKLSRECSLAQQVWAEAKEQNSFQLFLPNLQLVLALKREETHYLGYKDSPYDALLDVYEPGATIAMLRPLFAQVKARLVPLLQKITKSTAHVDDKILFHTYDQARQLEFGRLVLIAMGYDFERGRLDLSAHPFTTSFHPTDVRVTTRVHEQELQSCLFSCIHEGGHGLYDQGLDPRYYGTPLGDSVSLGIHESQSRMWENCVGRSRAFWRFFYPILQQEFHHQLRSVDMEQFYAAINLVKPSLIRVEADELTYNLHIMLRFEIEQDLIEGRAQAEELPGIWNAKMKDYLGIVPVGDADGVLQDVHWSLGAFGYFPTYTLGNLYAVQFYEQARLEIPHLDNEIAAGQLLVLRRWLEQKIHRWGRTFTPDHLAQRVTGKSLSPDPFLSYVERKYGELYRL; from the coding sequence GTGAAGACACTGACAACACTGGAACCCTTGACGGCCAAATTACTTGAAATCCAGCGGATCAACAGCGCCGCCTCGGTCCTCTCTTGGGATCAGGAAACGTATATGCCTGCCGGCGGTGGGAACGCCCGCGCCGACCAAATCGCGACGCTCCAAGGAATCGCGCACCAGAAGTTTGTGTCTTCCGACATCGAGACTCTTCTTGCCGGCTGGATCGATCCAAGTACGGGCCAGGCCGTCGATCAACCTGGAGATGCGTGGGACGAACCTTCACGCGCAATGCTGCGCGAAGTGTGGCGGGACTTCAGTCGGGCTAAAAAACTGCCGTCCGATTTCGTCATCAAGTTGAGCCGGGAATGTTCGCTCGCCCAGCAAGTCTGGGCGGAGGCGAAGGAGCAAAACTCGTTTCAACTGTTTCTTCCCAACCTCCAGCTCGTCCTCGCCCTCAAACGCGAAGAAACTCACTATCTGGGGTACAAAGACTCGCCCTATGACGCGTTGCTAGACGTCTATGAGCCGGGTGCGACCATCGCGATGCTGCGCCCCCTGTTCGCTCAAGTGAAGGCCCGCCTCGTCCCCTTGTTGCAGAAAATCACCAAGAGCACGGCTCACGTGGATGACAAGATCCTGTTCCACACCTACGATCAGGCGCGGCAACTCGAATTCGGCCGGCTGGTCTTGATCGCGATGGGCTATGATTTTGAGCGAGGCCGTCTGGATCTGTCCGCCCATCCCTTCACGACCTCGTTCCATCCCACGGATGTTCGCGTGACGACGCGAGTGCATGAACAGGAGTTGCAATCCTGCTTGTTCAGTTGCATCCATGAGGGTGGCCACGGGCTCTATGACCAGGGGCTCGATCCCCGCTACTACGGCACGCCGCTCGGCGATTCGGTGTCACTCGGGATTCACGAGAGCCAATCCCGCATGTGGGAAAACTGTGTGGGCCGATCGCGCGCATTTTGGCGCTTCTTCTATCCGATCCTCCAGCAGGAATTTCACCATCAACTGCGCAGCGTGGACATGGAACAGTTCTACGCTGCGATTAATCTGGTCAAACCCTCGCTGATCCGGGTGGAGGCGGATGAACTCACCTACAATCTACACATCATGCTGCGGTTCGAGATCGAGCAGGACTTGATTGAGGGCCGCGCGCAAGCGGAAGAGTTGCCCGGCATCTGGAATGCAAAAATGAAGGACTATCTCGGCATCGTTCCGGTCGGCGATGCCGACGGGGTCTTGCAGGACGTGCACTGGTCATTGGGAGCTTTCGGCTATTTCCCCACCTACACCCTCGGCAATCTCTACGCTGTGCAGTTCTACGAGCAGGCACGGCTGGAAATTCCGCATCTGGATAATGAGATCGCAGCCGGTCAACTCCTCGTTCTTCGCCGGTGGCTGGAACAAAAGATCCACAGATGGGGCCGAACGTTCACACCGGACCATCTGGCTCAGCGCGTGACAGGCAAGAGCCTGAGCCCCGACCCATTTCTCTCCTATGTCGAACGGAAATACGGCGAACTGTACCGACTGTAG
- the exbB gene encoding TonB-system energizer ExbB — protein sequence MEALKNAVDYGIIGLLVALSVWCVAVAVERWLFYRRIDLAQYPNSQLLEIALTRRLVVIGTVAANAPYIGLLGTVLGIMLTFHTMGTSGTMAVNTIMIGLSLALKATAVGLLVAIPCVVLNNVLRRRISELLTQYKVQHGSRG from the coding sequence ATGGAAGCGTTAAAGAACGCGGTCGATTACGGAATTATCGGTCTTTTGGTGGCCTTGAGTGTCTGGTGCGTCGCCGTTGCGGTTGAGCGCTGGCTGTTCTATCGCCGCATTGATCTGGCCCAATACCCGAATTCTCAGCTGTTGGAAATCGCCTTGACGCGTCGATTGGTCGTAATCGGCACCGTCGCGGCCAACGCCCCGTACATCGGCCTGCTCGGCACCGTGCTGGGCATCATGCTCACCTTTCACACCATGGGCACGTCCGGCACCATGGCGGTCAATACCATTATGATTGGATTGAGCCTCGCGCTGAAAGCGACAGCCGTGGGCCTCCTCGTCGCCATTCCCTGCGTCGTATTGAACAATGTCTTGCGTCGAAGAATCTCGGAGCTTCTCACTCAGTACAAGGTGCAGCATGGATCGCGAGGTTAA
- a CDS encoding biopolymer transporter ExbD, protein MDREVNQINVIPLVDVMLVLLVIVLTTATFISTGQIPVNLAKAKEVGDRKDVPIVITLTSEGKLYLNDQPLAEGELSAALITQSRESAVVVRADKVTLLERFVALVDEVRNLGFRQVSLEVIRL, encoded by the coding sequence ATGGATCGCGAGGTTAACCAGATTAACGTCATCCCCTTGGTGGATGTGATGCTGGTCCTGTTGGTTATCGTTCTCACGACCGCCACATTCATCAGCACAGGCCAGATACCGGTCAATCTCGCCAAGGCCAAGGAAGTCGGCGATCGCAAGGACGTGCCGATCGTCATTACACTGACCTCGGAAGGGAAACTGTATTTGAACGACCAGCCGCTTGCCGAGGGGGAACTCTCTGCAGCCCTCATCACACAGTCTCGCGAGTCAGCCGTGGTCGTTCGGGCCGACAAGGTCACACTCCTGGAACGATTCGTCGCACTGGTGGATGAAGTCCGTAATCTCGGTTTCAGGCAGGTCAGCCTGGAGGTGATCAGGCTGTGA
- a CDS encoding FMN-binding protein produces the protein MTSQSCLLLILSTVLLVPSFAKAERIWDADLNRFLTEMEMRRADVYMTEEECIKIMFPKSERVRKDVITLSPDKKKEIEERIGWKFPEESFEVYIGETGTQVDGYALVQNTIGKHKPMTYMVGVDNEGRVSDVELLVFREARGSEVRTKRFNVQYEGKTVLDPVRLNKDIINISGATMSVRSMTAGIKRVLVLVDEFYMKPAGIGSDTVAARRSERGFFGFLFGN, from the coding sequence ATGACCTCTCAAAGCTGCCTCCTCCTAATCCTATCCACCGTCCTGCTGGTTCCCTCTTTCGCCAAAGCGGAACGCATCTGGGATGCCGATCTCAACCGCTTTCTGACGGAGATGGAAATGAGACGTGCCGATGTCTACATGACCGAAGAAGAATGTATCAAGATCATGTTTCCGAAATCAGAGCGAGTCCGCAAAGACGTGATCACGCTGAGTCCTGACAAGAAAAAAGAAATTGAAGAGCGTATCGGCTGGAAATTCCCGGAAGAGTCCTTTGAAGTGTACATCGGCGAAACCGGCACACAGGTTGATGGCTACGCCTTGGTCCAGAATACTATCGGCAAGCATAAGCCGATGACGTATATGGTCGGTGTCGACAACGAAGGACGGGTTTCGGACGTGGAGTTGCTGGTGTTCCGAGAGGCACGGGGCAGCGAAGTGCGAACTAAACGCTTCAATGTGCAGTATGAAGGGAAGACCGTTCTGGATCCCGTTCGGCTGAACAAGGACATCATCAATATCAGCGGCGCCACGATGTCGGTCCGTTCGATGACTGCAGGCATCAAACGGGTGCTTGTTCTCGTCGATGAGTTCTACATGAAGCCGGCCGGGATCGGCAGTGACACCGTTGCCGCACGGAGGTCGGAGAGAGGGTTCTTCGGTTTTCTTTTCGGAAATTGA
- a CDS encoding FAD:protein FMN transferase, whose product MRQVRSSVSNYLFAILLAALTGVSGCSSVPHPSNPAVIKRAQTHMGTLVTITAVAEDERIAQAAANSAFAEIRRLEGLLSTWIPTSELSRVNAAAGSAAVPVSPETLAVVQYSLQAAELTDGGFDIAIGPAVEAWSVTERQHVPTEVELQQLIPLVDLQGIHVDVSKQTVSLDRAGMRIDIGGIGKGYAADRAVEVMRKAGATAGVVALSGDIKTFGQLPDGHGFPVGIQHPRNEGAILAWIELQDEAISTAGDYERSFERNGIRYHHILDPRTLQPARGCQSVTVIAREGVWADGLDTGIFVMGPERGMELVEHLVDVEAIIVDAEGRMLVSSGLKNRIRLP is encoded by the coding sequence ATGCGGCAGGTACGTTCCTCCGTTTCCAACTACCTTTTCGCGATCTTGCTTGCAGCGCTGACGGGAGTGTCAGGCTGTAGTAGTGTACCCCATCCTTCAAATCCCGCGGTCATCAAACGTGCTCAGACGCACATGGGCACGTTGGTCACGATCACCGCCGTGGCTGAAGATGAGCGCATCGCACAGGCTGCGGCCAATTCAGCTTTTGCCGAAATTCGTCGTTTGGAGGGACTGCTAAGTACCTGGATTCCGACCAGCGAACTGTCCCGCGTCAACGCCGCCGCTGGATCCGCAGCCGTGCCAGTCAGTCCTGAGACGCTGGCGGTCGTGCAATATTCGCTTCAAGCTGCCGAACTGACGGATGGAGGGTTCGACATCGCGATTGGACCCGCGGTCGAGGCGTGGAGTGTGACGGAGCGTCAACATGTTCCGACCGAAGTCGAACTGCAGCAACTCATTCCCCTCGTGGATCTCCAAGGCATACATGTCGATGTATCGAAACAGACCGTCTCACTGGATCGGGCCGGTATGCGAATTGATATCGGAGGGATCGGGAAGGGTTATGCGGCAGACCGTGCCGTTGAAGTAATGCGGAAGGCGGGAGCAACGGCCGGGGTAGTCGCCCTATCTGGCGATATCAAAACGTTCGGGCAACTGCCAGATGGACATGGATTCCCCGTCGGCATTCAACATCCACGCAATGAAGGAGCGATCCTAGCCTGGATCGAATTACAGGATGAAGCAATCTCGACGGCGGGGGATTATGAACGTTCCTTTGAGCGGAACGGTATACGCTACCACCATATCCTGGATCCACGGACGCTCCAACCGGCTCGCGGCTGTCAGAGCGTCACAGTGATTGCCCGTGAAGGTGTCTGGGCTGACGGGCTCGATACCGGGATCTTTGTCATGGGACCTGAGCGTGGTATGGAACTCGTCGAGCACCTGGTTGATGTCGAGGCCATCATCGTCGATGCTGAAGGCCGGATGTTGGTCTCGTCCGGCTTGAAGAACAGGATTCGTTTGCCCTAA
- a CDS encoding extracellular solute-binding protein translates to MLDVRTAFLTKRIFWSLLLLFTSLLVTGPGVTPSASSATDKLTIYSGRAERLIKPVLDAFTAKTGIQVALLSSGTTELLNRLKAEGDRTPADLFITNDAGSLELARTAGLLHPLNMREIDRAIPSQYRAPDNSWVGLSGRFWIIVYNTNQVKPDQLRSLLDLADPKWKDKIAIPNSGSEYLQAGVSVIRATYGDERTKQFLIGLRDNGGTQVYQKSSQIVEAVAKGQVSLGIVNHYYVYRHLATQPGAPITVFMPDQQEGGMGSIMNVAGVGIIKQTKHLDSAKLLVEFLVAQAGQKLFADLDKEYPLHADVKADPALIERKSFRAAQVPLTRLAELREPTLTLIEQVGLR, encoded by the coding sequence ATGCTTGACGTGCGCACCGCATTTCTGACCAAAAGGATTTTCTGGTCCTTGCTTCTCTTGTTCACGAGCCTGCTGGTCACTGGACCTGGCGTGACTCCCTCCGCAAGCTCCGCAACTGATAAGTTGACCATTTACTCCGGCCGTGCGGAACGGCTGATTAAACCGGTGCTCGACGCCTTCACCGCAAAGACCGGAATCCAGGTGGCATTGCTTTCATCTGGAACAACAGAGTTGTTGAACCGGCTCAAGGCGGAAGGAGACCGTACACCGGCGGATCTTTTCATTACCAACGATGCCGGCAGTTTGGAACTGGCACGCACGGCGGGCCTTCTCCATCCGCTGAATATGCGGGAGATCGATCGCGCCATTCCCTCGCAGTACCGCGCGCCGGACAACAGCTGGGTCGGTCTGTCCGGACGCTTTTGGATCATCGTCTACAATACGAATCAGGTGAAGCCGGATCAGTTACGATCCTTGCTGGACCTCGCCGATCCCAAATGGAAAGACAAGATCGCAATTCCCAATTCTGGCAGTGAATACTTGCAGGCCGGAGTGTCGGTGATTCGGGCGACCTATGGAGACGAGCGGACCAAGCAATTCCTCATCGGCCTTCGGGACAATGGCGGCACGCAGGTCTACCAGAAGAGTTCGCAGATCGTGGAAGCCGTCGCAAAAGGCCAGGTCTCGCTCGGTATTGTGAATCATTATTATGTGTATCGTCACCTGGCAACACAACCCGGCGCACCGATTACCGTATTCATGCCGGATCAACAGGAAGGCGGCATGGGCTCGATCATGAATGTGGCTGGTGTCGGGATTATCAAGCAGACGAAACATCTCGATAGTGCGAAACTGTTGGTGGAATTTCTCGTCGCCCAAGCGGGCCAGAAGCTGTTCGCCGATCTCGACAAGGAATATCCGCTCCACGCTGACGTCAAGGCCGATCCTGCCCTCATCGAGCGAAAAAGCTTCCGGGCAGCGCAGGTTCCTCTCACACGACTGGCTGAATTGCGTGAACCAACCCTGACGCTGATCGAACAAGTGGGGCTCCGATAG
- a CDS encoding Fur family transcriptional regulator, whose amino-acid sequence MASSKNAKEMEALKNHLAKHQLKLTRQRELILSAFLRQEHITAEAMYHQLAKSDPHLGLATIYRTLNLFCDAGLAQARHFGSQTQYDNVSHKGHHDHLICTGCGKIVEFENCEIERLQEEVAAKNGFTIQTHRLELYGLCSRCRH is encoded by the coding sequence ATGGCGTCGAGTAAAAATGCGAAAGAGATGGAGGCCCTCAAAAACCACCTGGCCAAACATCAGTTGAAGCTCACGCGCCAGCGTGAGTTGATCCTCAGTGCCTTCCTTCGCCAGGAACATATCACAGCGGAGGCCATGTACCATCAGCTGGCGAAGAGTGACCCCCATCTCGGCTTAGCCACGATCTACCGTACTCTTAACCTCTTTTGCGATGCAGGTCTGGCTCAAGCCCGCCATTTCGGGTCTCAGACTCAATATGACAACGTCTCGCACAAGGGACACCACGACCACTTGATCTGTACCGGATGTGGCAAGATCGTGGAGTTCGAAAACTGCGAGATCGAACGCCTCCAAGAAGAAGTCGCAGCCAAGAACGGCTTCACCATCCAAACACACCGCCTCGAGCTGTACGGCCTCTGTTCCCGCTGCCGTCATTGA
- a CDS encoding energy transducer TonB codes for MATASPETVPSTTPHATPSPSEPSVQAASSAAQVAALAPVGANSPARADYGWLSEVILRRVEELKHYPAEARADHAEGKVVVKAVINEDGGVENVEVFQSSGSATLDKAAVDLMRRAAPFSLPHSLEKPRVTVKIPMNYRLDR; via the coding sequence ATGGCGACCGCATCGCCAGAGACGGTGCCATCCACTACACCACACGCGACACCATCACCGTCAGAACCATCTGTTCAAGCCGCTTCATCTGCCGCACAAGTTGCTGCGCTCGCGCCGGTCGGAGCGAACAGCCCCGCCCGTGCCGATTACGGGTGGTTATCAGAGGTAATCCTGCGTCGTGTGGAAGAGTTGAAACATTACCCCGCTGAGGCGCGCGCGGATCACGCGGAAGGAAAGGTTGTGGTGAAGGCGGTGATCAACGAGGATGGAGGGGTCGAGAACGTTGAGGTATTTCAGAGTTCGGGCTCCGCGACGCTTGATAAAGCCGCCGTCGATCTGATGCGACGCGCAGCTCCCTTTTCGCTGCCACACTCGTTGGAGAAGCCGCGTGTGACAGTCAAGATTCCGATGAACTATCGACTCGATCGGTAA
- a CDS encoding iron ABC transporter permease produces the protein MITIRQQLSSPLQLMALASAGLILLPLGYVTGLALSADPAVWSRLWATRIPELFFNTVTLAASVAVITLVLGVSTAWVVTRFEFPGRRFWEGSLVLPLAMPTYVLAYVYSYLLGFGGPIEHFWQFVAGPQARLFSPHGYLGATIVMALDTFPFVYLLTRSALLNLNVSFEEVSRASGVSRFWTLWRVTLPLMRPSIVAGLALVILYVVSDFGAVSLLRYQTLTYAVFQQMTGRSDNSAASILSLLLVGLALLFLVAERWFRHRSRFYQTTGRYRLPQRHQCGLMGTGFATGYLGLILGSAFVIPAYLLVNWSFSTEAQATLDSRFMGFVSNSALLAACAATGGVLIGLPLAYLASRRPTWLNLGCLQAAYAGYVLPGPAVALAVLVLSTKLMHVLYGSVLILIVAYVIHFLPAGLQSLEPALQQVTPNLEEVSRTLGLGVQETWRRVTLPLVRNGFIVAWVLMFLQTMKELPATLLLRPVGFDTLAIRVWLEASEEYYQLAAPPALLIVFLSLPALLLLVSKDWRAA, from the coding sequence GTGATCACCATCCGCCAGCAATTGTCGTCTCCCCTGCAACTCATGGCGTTGGCAAGTGCTGGGTTGATCCTCCTTCCTCTCGGCTATGTGACAGGACTGGCGCTCTCAGCGGATCCTGCCGTCTGGAGCCGCTTGTGGGCCACCAGAATTCCTGAACTCTTCTTCAACACCGTCACCTTGGCCGCCAGTGTGGCGGTCATCACGCTGGTCCTTGGAGTATCCACCGCCTGGGTTGTCACGCGATTCGAGTTTCCTGGCCGTCGATTCTGGGAAGGCTCGCTCGTGTTGCCCTTAGCCATGCCCACCTACGTCCTGGCCTATGTCTACTCGTACCTGCTCGGATTTGGGGGACCGATCGAACACTTCTGGCAGTTTGTGGCAGGGCCGCAGGCCAGACTGTTTTCACCGCACGGTTACCTCGGCGCGACGATTGTAATGGCACTGGACACCTTCCCCTTTGTCTATCTTCTCACTCGAAGTGCGCTCTTGAACCTGAACGTTTCCTTCGAAGAAGTGTCCAGAGCGAGCGGCGTGTCCCGCTTCTGGACTCTTTGGCGTGTGACATTGCCTCTCATGCGTCCTTCGATCGTCGCCGGACTGGCACTGGTGATCCTCTATGTCGTATCGGATTTCGGTGCAGTCTCCCTCCTCCGCTATCAAACGCTCACCTACGCCGTGTTCCAGCAAATGACCGGACGGTCTGACAACAGCGCGGCTAGCATTCTGAGCCTCTTGCTGGTCGGACTGGCTCTGCTCTTTCTCGTCGCAGAGCGGTGGTTTCGGCACCGCAGCCGGTTTTATCAAACGACCGGCCGCTATCGCTTGCCACAGCGACATCAGTGCGGCTTGATGGGAACAGGCTTCGCCACCGGCTATCTGGGCTTGATCCTCGGCTCTGCATTCGTGATTCCAGCCTATCTCTTGGTGAATTGGAGTTTCTCGACGGAAGCCCAGGCCACGCTCGACAGCCGATTCATGGGGTTCGTCTCGAATAGCGCTCTGCTCGCCGCTTGTGCCGCGACGGGCGGCGTATTGATCGGTCTCCCTCTCGCATATCTGGCAAGCCGGCGTCCCACTTGGCTGAATCTTGGATGTCTGCAAGCCGCCTACGCCGGTTATGTGCTTCCTGGTCCTGCTGTTGCATTGGCGGTCTTGGTTTTATCCACCAAACTGATGCATGTCTTGTATGGATCCGTGCTCATCCTCATTGTGGCCTACGTCATTCATTTTCTCCCGGCCGGATTGCAATCGCTTGAACCGGCGCTCCAACAGGTCACCCCGAACCTGGAAGAAGTGTCACGCACGCTCGGCCTGGGTGTCCAGGAGACCTGGCGGCGCGTCACGCTCCCGTTAGTGCGAAATGGATTTATCGTGGCCTGGGTGTTGATGTTCCTGCAAACCATGAAAGAATTGCCGGCCACACTCTTGTTACGGCCGGTAGGGTTCGACACGCTGGCGATTCGAGTCTGGCTTGAAGCGAGCGAAGAATACTATCAATTAGCCGCGCCTCCGGCGTTGTTAATCGTGTTCTTGAGTCTCCCCGCTCTGCTCTTGCTGGTATCGAAAGATTGGCGAGCGGCATAA
- a CDS encoding ABC transporter ATP-binding protein encodes MTKDSSLTPHPIEEIRAQGDLYRPASSVLELRHVTCAYGTDRPAVHAVSFVAREGEILCLLGPSGCGKTTILRAIAGLEPVQSGQIFLSGELVSSSDMLVATEYRHVGMVFQEYALFPHLRVQDNIAFGLRKLPRRQRKARVQEMLQLVGLEGFDRRYPHELSGGQQQRVALARALVQHPVVLLLDEPFSNLDPDMASRMRQELHDLLRRTKTTTILVTHDHDEAFAMADRIAVLNQGTVEQFDTPEVIYHLPATPFVADFVGQADFIPGTVSNGMVHTELGEFSNTLECEDGTAVVVMIRPDDIHLVPTKDASSRVISRQFHGSENLYAVSLPSGQVVHSSQGSTSVYEEGTAVELRVLASHSVLFRQSNVPS; translated from the coding sequence GTGACCAAAGACTCCTCCCTGACGCCTCATCCGATCGAGGAGATCAGAGCACAAGGCGATTTGTATAGGCCGGCCTCTTCTGTCCTTGAGCTACGGCATGTGACCTGTGCTTATGGAACTGATCGTCCGGCTGTTCACGCGGTTTCGTTTGTGGCCCGTGAAGGAGAGATTCTGTGTTTGCTGGGCCCGTCGGGATGCGGCAAAACGACGATCCTTAGGGCGATCGCAGGGCTTGAGCCGGTCCAATCCGGCCAGATCTTTTTATCAGGAGAGTTGGTGTCCTCGTCGGATATGCTGGTGGCCACGGAATATCGACATGTCGGGATGGTCTTTCAAGAGTATGCGCTCTTCCCCCACCTACGTGTCCAAGACAATATTGCCTTCGGCCTTCGGAAGCTGCCGCGCCGCCAACGTAAGGCGCGGGTGCAAGAGATGCTTCAGCTGGTCGGACTCGAAGGTTTCGATCGACGCTACCCACACGAGCTGTCTGGTGGCCAGCAGCAGCGCGTCGCATTGGCTCGCGCTCTCGTCCAACATCCCGTCGTTCTGCTGCTGGACGAACCCTTCAGCAACTTGGACCCGGACATGGCCAGCCGCATGCGTCAGGAACTGCATGATCTCTTGAGACGGACCAAGACCACCACGATCCTTGTGACTCACGACCACGACGAGGCATTTGCCATGGCAGATCGGATCGCGGTTTTGAATCAAGGTACCGTCGAGCAGTTTGACACGCCGGAAGTGATCTATCACCTGCCGGCGACGCCCTTCGTTGCAGACTTTGTCGGCCAAGCGGACTTCATTCCTGGAACGGTTTCCAACGGGATGGTCCACACCGAGCTCGGTGAATTCTCGAATACGCTGGAATGTGAGGATGGTACGGCTGTCGTCGTCATGATTCGCCCGGATGATATTCACCTTGTCCCCACGAAGGACGCGTCCTCGCGCGTCATTTCCCGCCAATTCCATGGATCGGAAAATCTCTACGCGGTCAGCCTTCCCTCAGGGCAGGTCGTTCACAGCAGTCAAGGCTCTACGAGCGTCTATGAGGAAGGGACGGCGGTTGAACTTCGTGTGCTCGCGTCGCATTCGGTGCTTTTTAGGCAATCGAACGTTCCCTCCTGA
- a CDS encoding TonB-dependent receptor gives MRIRSILGALVIASLPVIPAWAEMTPEEIKKMVDEAVKQRLEEQQRREGGMERREEAPPGAQYPVPVGPMTDVKVERPGEERVPLSFGSTGSGRLVYAKPFVAAPKAIVGGYFDIQYRSQSKGSIENDYGGTSNGFDQQRFIPFIYADVTEHVKFASEMEIEHGIREETGSPNEVSLEFGFMDYLINEKVNLRAGIILLPIGKFNLLHDSPLNDLTDRPLVSQYVIPSTISETGAGIYGTFYPGRTSKLDYELYVTTGPCSYNNDGTPRINEAGGTMDSRQRTCPSTDGLDINNGKAWVGRLAYSPMLGVEVGGSSYYGNGAPNGSYNSLSISAIDWTFQRGPFELIGEAAWAYARGNSRSISSSTGFPVGALLTAQPGNSGLGIPPQRMNGYYIQGNYHFMPAFLTKLSPKRFGEGSTLTAVIRYDRVNTDLDNFNGTGGFGNLQQISFGLNYRPIEDAVFKISYQYQPMAFNPNANSGLGARIHDNALVISAATYF, from the coding sequence ATGAGGATCCGGTCAATCCTCGGGGCTCTCGTCATCGCCAGCTTGCCGGTGATCCCGGCCTGGGCGGAAATGACCCCGGAGGAAATTAAGAAGATGGTCGATGAAGCAGTGAAGCAACGTCTGGAAGAACAACAACGCCGTGAAGGAGGAATGGAGCGCCGGGAAGAAGCGCCGCCTGGCGCACAATACCCTGTTCCCGTTGGCCCCATGACGGACGTCAAGGTAGAGAGACCGGGGGAAGAAAGAGTGCCTCTCTCGTTCGGCTCAACCGGTTCAGGACGCTTGGTCTACGCCAAGCCGTTTGTGGCAGCACCAAAGGCCATCGTCGGCGGATATTTCGACATTCAGTACCGATCCCAGAGCAAGGGCAGCATCGAAAACGACTACGGAGGCACTTCGAATGGGTTCGATCAGCAGCGATTTATTCCGTTCATCTATGCGGACGTCACTGAGCACGTGAAGTTTGCATCGGAAATGGAAATTGAGCACGGCATTCGAGAAGAAACCGGAAGCCCCAATGAAGTCAGTTTGGAGTTTGGTTTCATGGACTATCTCATCAATGAAAAAGTCAATCTGCGAGCTGGGATTATTTTGCTTCCTATCGGCAAGTTCAACTTACTACACGATTCGCCCTTGAACGACTTAACCGATCGTCCACTCGTCAGCCAATACGTTATTCCGTCGACAATATCTGAAACCGGAGCAGGGATCTATGGCACGTTCTATCCGGGCAGAACGAGCAAGCTAGACTATGAGTTGTACGTGACAACGGGACCCTGCTCGTACAATAACGATGGAACTCCCAGGATCAATGAGGCAGGCGGGACGATGGATTCCAGACAGCGGACTTGCCCTTCAACCGATGGCTTAGACATCAATAACGGCAAGGCCTGGGTTGGACGCTTGGCCTATAGTCCGATGCTCGGCGTCGAAGTAGGTGGATCAAGCTATTATGGCAATGGTGCCCCCAACGGTAGTTACAATTCTCTTAGCATTTCGGCGATAGACTGGACCTTCCAACGAGGCCCGTTTGAACTCATCGGTGAAGCAGCCTGGGCCTATGCGCGAGGGAACTCTCGTTCCATCAGCTCTAGTACCGGTTTTCCAGTAGGGGCCTTGTTGACTGCCCAACCAGGCAACAGCGGACTGGGTATCCCGCCTCAGCGCATGAATGGGTATTATATCCAGGGCAACTATCATTTCATGCCGGCGTTCTTGACCAAGTTGTCACCGAAGCGGTTTGGCGAGGGATCAACGCTTACCGCCGTGATCCGCTATGACAGGGTCAACACCGACTTGGATAATTTCAACGGTACAGGCGGGTTCGGCAATCTGCAGCAAATTTCCTTTGGTCTCAACTATCGACCGATTGAAGATGCCGTCTTCAAGATCAGCTATCAATATCAGCCGATGGCGTTCAATCCCAACGCAAACAGCGGACTAGGCGCGCGAATCCATGACAACGCACTCGTGATTTCAGCCGCGACGTATTTCTAA